The Candidatus Binatia bacterium genome includes the window GAGCGACTCCATCGCGCCGATGTCGGCCTTGATCAGGTTCTGCCGCAGCGCGAAGGCGTATCCTTCGACTACCGGGAAGCGAATCTCGAAGTGCCTGCGTTCTTCCAGGGCGCGCACCTGGTTCTTCGGCTTGTCCTCCGGCGCCGGTTTCTTCGTCTCGCGGCCCTTGAACGGAATGATGGAGAACGGAATCCCGTAGACGTCGACATACTCCGGCGTGAGCAAACCCGTCTGCGGGTCGGGCGTGTAGTCCATCCGCCGCAACCCGCGACCGACCACCTGCTCACACAGAAGCTGGCTGCCGAACGCACGCAGGCCCAAAATGTGCGTGACGTTGTTCGCATCCCAACCCTCGGTCAGCATCTGCACGGACACGACACAGCGCACCTGCTCGCCGGGTTGGCCAGTCCTGCCGACGGTGGCGACGATCTCGCGCAGCGCCTCGGCCGCCTCGCGCCGATTGGCGTTCGGGTGTTCACTCTCAGCCTCGGCCAGGAGCTTCGAGTCGATGCGTAGCGCCGCGCGGAAGCCCTCGCGATTGGAGAACAGCTCCGGGAACAACTTGCCGTTCCCGTACACCGTCTTCGTCTTCGCCCTCTTCTTGCGACGACGACCTCCGTTCGTCGTGTCCTCCTCGTCCCCCTCGTCATCGTCGTTGACGGCATCAACCGCCTCTTCGCCCGAGATGTTGCGGTAGAAAAGCTCGGCGATGTCGGTGTTGTCGCAGACAATGATCAGCACGGGCGGCGTGTGCTCCTTTTCGGGGGCGGCGTCGCGGATGTACTCGAAGCGCTCTTTCCACTGACTGGCGAGGGTGATGAGCGCGTCCTCCGCGTCGCGCCACACGACCTCGGGCTTCGGCTTACCACCCGGCAGCCGCTCGCCCGGTTCGAGCCCCTTGTTGATCGTTTCCCACAGCCGAAAATACTTCGGTTCGGGTCGGCCGGTCGTGTCGCTGACCGGCAAGCGCGGAATTTTCACGATGCCCGACTCGATCGCGTCAACCAAACCGAAATCGCTCACCACCCATGGAAAGGGGGAGCCCTCGATGTAGCCGCTGCCCTGGATATAGAACGGCGTGGCCGACAGGTCGGCGCAGAACTTGATCCCGCATGCCCGGTTGATCCGGTCGAGCCCGGAGATCCACACCGTGGCTTCTTCGCGTTCGGCTTTCTCGGCGGCCGACAGCCGTGCGGTCTCCTCCACCGGCGCCGGCCGATAGGCATGATGCGCCTCGTCGTTCAGCACCATGATCGGCGCGCGCTCGTACAGATCGCCCAGCACACGCCGCGCGAAGGCCTCGGGGCTCTCCGCGCCTTTGTTCACCACCGCGTACGTCTTGCCGCCTTCGCTGTGCGGCGACTCGGGGGCAAACAGGTGCCAGTTGGTGACCAGCACCTTGCCTTTCTTGATCTCGGGCATGAGTTGCGCCGGCACGAGATCGAAGGCGGCGTAAAAGTTGTCGTCGTTCTCCGCCCGCAGCACTTGCAGGCGTTGCTTGATCGTCAAGTTGGGGCAGACCACCAACACGGCCGAGGGGAACCGCTCGTCGCCCGGGACGCGTCCGCGGTTGCAGAACGCCCACGCCACCAGCATGCCCATCACCACCGTCTTGCCGCTGCCGGTGGCCATCTTGCAGCCGTAACGAGTGAGGCGCGGCAGCCCCGGTTCGTTCGGCGTATCCACCAGGCTCGGGAAGACGCCGAGTGCGGTGTGCGTCACGACAGACGGTCGCTCGTTGGCACAGAGCCGCTGATAGTCCTCGACGCTCAGCGCCGGCCGCCAGCGCGGACGCTTTCCCGAGGCGAGGATCTCGGCGAGGTAGATGATGGTCTCCACCGCTTCGCGCTGGCAGAAGAACAAGCGCCGCGGCCGATCCGCGCGGGTCCAGTGCGCGAGCAACTGCTTCGTCACCGGCGTGGCGCCTTCGTAATTGGCCTGACGCCAGCGTTTCACGTCCTCGCGCAGCGCGTTCACCAGCGGCAGATCGTCGCGTTCCTCCTCGGCAACGAACTGCATCTGCACCTGCGCGCTACCGGTGCGCTGTGTCTTGTACCAGTAGCTCGCCGGACGCCGTCCCAGCATCCGCTGCGCCTCGCCCGTCGCCGTCGAGTACACCCAATGCGCGGTCGGCTCCTCGTACGGGTTGCAGATGATCGGTTCGTTGACCGGTTGAACCGGCAGCAGTTGTTGTTGCGGCTTCATGGCGGGGGAACTTGTGCCAGGTCAAAGACGTCGAGCGCGACTGTTCGGGCCGGGCGGCCTGCGCCATGTGCCAGTTGCCGGATGCGCTCGGTCGTCTCACGCGAGAAAGCCGGCTCTCCGCAACGGGCGCAGAGATGGGCTGGGATGTGTTCCGCCAACACCCGGCGGCCACCGCTGCCCTGGGACCGGGCAAAGCGACGCGGCGCGCAGGTGCGGGCTACTTGTCGCGCGACTTGTCCGGCAGGAAGCGCACCGACACGTGGTCGCCATCCCGAGTGACGACCGGGCGCTCGGGGCGGCCGGACTCGGAGATAAACCGCTCCAGGTCCCGAGCGGTTTGATCGAGTCTGCGGTTCAGCTCCTCGACGCTGATTTGCGTGTCTCGTGCCATTCCCTCCTCCGTATTTGTACGATAACACAGCGGCGACCCTAATGTCTCACGTTTCCGCTGCCCGCCTCGGTTGCATCACCAGCCACTGCGGCTGTGGCCGACTGCCTCAGCCGCGCCAGCAACAAGAGTAGTGTGGACGAAAACGGTCCGGCTAGAGCGGAAAACTGATCCAAGACTTCAGCCTCGGCTACTGCTCTGCTCCGGAGGATACCCTCCCGGTTCCGGTGAATATTGAGCACGGCAACCGGGCGTTCGTCACGCAGTTGCATAAGCGGAAACGACACGAAGCTGCGTACCGATTGCTGGCTGCGGAAGTACTCGTCGACCTGATTGCAGACGCTTTCGCTGAAGTCGCCCTTTTCCCGGCACCATTGGCCGAGGGTGCGGGTGTCGGCGTAAATGTCCAACACACGCTCGCAGAACGCCCGCGGCGCTCCGGGTAGCACGCGACTACGTCGCCCATCCGGGCTGCGCTTGATGCGGGGTAGAGGCAGTGCCATCGGCTGCAAATCCCTATCGGGGCCGTACCCTTTCGCTTGCGTGGTGGTCGACAGCTCGACACGCAGCTCCAAAACCCCATCCAGGGCGGCCAGGTCGGTTTCGGGTTCGGCGAACCGTAGGCGTTCGGTGAGCGCGGCCTTTGCGGAGGCGACCAGTTCGTTAGGTCGAAACAGCATAATGTTGGCCGCGTACACCACGTCGGCCGGCCGGCCGTCGAAGTCGTGGGCTAGCGCCGCTACTTCACCCAGGACGATGCGGATTGCCCGCTCAACGGCGTCCTGGGGCAGTTCGGCAGGTGGCACGCTCAAGACGTCCGTGAGGACCTCGCTACAGTGCCAGTACAGTTGTCGGAAGGTCGATAGGAATCCCGCCGGCGGCAGCGTGCGAATCAGTTTGACGAGATCGTCAGAGCGGCGTGCCAGCGTCTCCTCGGACTCCCTACGGGCAGCGTCGATGGCTCCCTGGCGCAAGAAGAACAGCAGCGCCGTGGCGATCGCGGTGCCCCAGAACAAGCCTGGGTGCCACGGAATCGCATCGCCAATCCACGAAAAGGGGAACGCCGCACCTATCTCCGCGCTGTAGACAGAACCGAGCGCGCCCGCCAACAGGCCCAGTAGCGTGACACCCGCAGCGTAGACAGGACGGCGGGACACTCGGCGGTGCCAACGTTCGCGAGGTGCCGGCGGCGGAGCTGAGGAGTTCGACACGCGCCGTCTTTGGCCCGCCCGCGGTGGTTCTGTCAACCCCGCGGGTTGCGGCGCTGCCACCCTTTCATTGCCGTGTCCCCCAGGTCTCCCCCTTTCCAGTCGGCAGCCGATGCACGCCCATCACTTCGTTGCCGCGCGGGTCGATTACCTTTACCGCCACCCGCCGGTGCTTGCCGGCGGGGAAAGGCAGCGACACCGTGCCGCTCAGCAGCGCGAAGCGCTCTTCGTCAATTACACTCTTGAGCGCACGCGCCAGCTTGTCCCATGCGCTCTTGTCCGGGAAGAACGCCTGCGTGATGCAGAACGTACGCCCGTCGTAGTCGGTGTCGAGGAACCACGCGGCCACCTTGTCGGCGTTGGTCGGCAGGAGCGTGTTCTCCACCGGGTTGTAGATGTCGACGCCCTGCATCTCGACCTCGAACATCCCATCCTTCAGCGGGCGCAGCTCGGTGCGCGGCATGCCGAAGACGGTGAAGAGCTGGCTGTTCGGCG containing:
- a CDS encoding DEAD/DEAH box helicase family protein, which translates into the protein MKPQQQLLPVQPVNEPIICNPYEEPTAHWVYSTATGEAQRMLGRRPASYWYKTQRTGSAQVQMQFVAEEERDDLPLVNALREDVKRWRQANYEGATPVTKQLLAHWTRADRPRRLFFCQREAVETIIYLAEILASGKRPRWRPALSVEDYQRLCANERPSVVTHTALGVFPSLVDTPNEPGLPRLTRYGCKMATGSGKTVVMGMLVAWAFCNRGRVPGDERFPSAVLVVCPNLTIKQRLQVLRAENDDNFYAAFDLVPAQLMPEIKKGKVLVTNWHLFAPESPHSEGGKTYAVVNKGAESPEAFARRVLGDLYERAPIMVLNDEAHHAYRPAPVEETARLSAAEKAEREEATVWISGLDRINRACGIKFCADLSATPFYIQGSGYIEGSPFPWVVSDFGLVDAIESGIVKIPRLPVSDTTGRPEPKYFRLWETINKGLEPGERLPGGKPKPEVVWRDAEDALITLASQWKERFEYIRDAAPEKEHTPPVLIIVCDNTDIAELFYRNISGEEAVDAVNDDDEGDEEDTTNGGRRRKKRAKTKTVYGNGKLFPELFSNREGFRAALRIDSKLLAEAESEHPNANRREAAEALREIVATVGRTGQPGEQVRCVVSVQMLTEGWDANNVTHILGLRAFGSQLLCEQVVGRGLRRMDYTPDPQTGLLTPEYVDVYGIPFSIIPFKGRETKKPAPEDKPKNQVRALEERRHFEIRFPVVEGYAFALRQNLIKADIGAMESLQLEPNRTPTAVFVKPQVGYQVGRPSVGGGFEFVEQDREAFYASTHRQTIKFEIARQVVWALSEGAGDGKPKLRLRSRHQLFPQVLRLVDEYVARKVDWHGCNPSELGLETYVRRITERFIDAIEPDDAQGEPPLLPILNRYKPVGSTAGVDFKTTRRCDPTGKSHINQVVSDTATWEQSAAFRLEQSRHAAFYARNDHLECAIPYEHLGVSHAYLPDYLVRLSSGVTLLLEIKGYEDNHDRAKHQAARRWVAAVNNWGREGRWGLHVCRDPQVLGRELEHLASGQMRP